One region of Vallitalea okinawensis genomic DNA includes:
- the ribH gene encoding 6,7-dimethyl-8-ribityllumazine synthase: protein MNTYEGQLVVEGLRFGIIVGRFNEFISSKLLEGAKDALIRHGADESEIDITWVPGAFEIPLVAKKMAKKEEYDAVICLGAVIRGATAHFEYVSGEVAKGIAHVSLEEEKPVIFGVLTTDTIEQAIERAGTKAGNKGYEAAMTAIEMANLMKGL, encoded by the coding sequence ATGAACACTTATGAAGGTCAATTAGTTGTTGAAGGATTGAGATTTGGTATTATTGTAGGAAGATTTAATGAGTTCATTTCTTCAAAGTTATTGGAGGGAGCAAAGGATGCATTAATTCGTCATGGAGCAGATGAAAGTGAGATTGATATTACTTGGGTGCCTGGGGCTTTTGAAATACCGCTTGTTGCAAAGAAGATGGCGAAGAAAGAGGAATATGATGCTGTTATTTGCTTGGGAGCTGTTATAAGAGGAGCTACAGCCCATTTTGAGTATGTATCTGGCGAGGTAGCTAAAGGTATTGCTCATGTTTCTCTTGAAGAGGAAAAGCCAGTGATTTTTGGTGTTTTAACTACAGACACAATTGAGCAGGCTATTGAGAGAGCAGGTACAAAAGCAGGGAATAAAGGTTATGAGGCAGCAATGACAGCTATTGAGATGGCTAATTTAATGAAAGGGTTATAG